Proteins encoded by one window of Kribbella flavida DSM 17836:
- a CDS encoding metalloregulator ArsR/SmtB family transcription factor — translation MDDLLAALADPARWRLVSLLAERPRSVGVLAQLAQARQPQTTKHLQTLERAGLVTSQRTGQRRIYALRPGPLRDLATALTELADTADQTGGPRATYDRYGMALDAERLAAEKPGWADGRVFRFHRSLTGRPDVVWRHLTEADLLARWWTSDDLRVSELVLEARPGGRFVLEYRDAEDDGSDVVAGRAEGVVDDVTDGERFAYRLSPLLPDGSVAFTAHVDLTLRPTDAGTDVDVLYRITDSTVDSADFVAGIEIGFGQSLDRLATTIATTTTHTRSTP, via the coding sequence ATGGACGACCTCCTTGCCGCACTGGCTGATCCCGCGCGCTGGCGGCTGGTGAGCCTGCTGGCCGAGCGACCCCGCTCGGTCGGCGTGCTCGCCCAGCTCGCGCAGGCCCGGCAGCCGCAGACCACGAAGCACCTGCAAACGCTCGAGCGCGCCGGCCTCGTCACCTCCCAGCGCACCGGCCAGCGCCGGATCTACGCGCTGCGGCCCGGTCCCCTGCGCGACCTGGCGACCGCGCTCACTGAGCTCGCCGACACCGCGGACCAGACCGGCGGCCCGCGGGCGACGTACGACCGGTACGGAATGGCGCTCGACGCCGAGCGGCTGGCGGCGGAGAAGCCTGGATGGGCCGACGGCCGGGTGTTCAGGTTCCACCGATCGTTGACCGGGCGGCCCGACGTCGTCTGGCGCCACCTCACCGAGGCCGACCTGCTGGCCCGATGGTGGACCTCCGACGACCTCCGCGTGTCCGAGCTCGTTCTGGAGGCGCGGCCGGGTGGCCGCTTCGTCCTGGAGTACCGCGACGCCGAGGACGACGGCTCGGACGTCGTCGCCGGCCGCGCCGAAGGAGTCGTCGACGACGTGACCGACGGCGAGCGCTTCGCGTACCGGCTCTCCCCGCTGCTGCCCGACGGCAGCGTCGCGTTCACCGCCCACGTCGACCTCACCCTCCGGCCGACCGACGCCGGCACGGACGTCGACGTGCTCTACCGCATCACCGACAGCACCGTCGACTCCGCAGACTTCGTCGCCGGCATCGAGATCGGCTTCGGCCAGAGCCTCGACCGGCTGGCGACGACGATCGCCACCACCACCACCCACACCAGGAGCACGCCATGA
- a CDS encoding VOC family protein, with protein MDMLTGKQIAEAGLSDWRRLAQGLHARYVVGSFGAGVRFAAAVGEAGEALGHQPRATIGGGHVDLKLVSDDAVYRDDNGVEHLVHWVTQKDVDLARRITEIAAAQDAKADPASITAIELALDTAQAATIAPVWAALLTGSTDARGRGTVGDDVRDVSGQVPTLWFQGTDEHATPRQRFHLDVWVPPEVAEQRIAAAVAAGGVVVDDSEAPSFTVIADQDGNKACVCTSLSRDGG; from the coding sequence ATGGACATGTTGACGGGCAAGCAGATCGCCGAGGCCGGACTGAGCGACTGGCGGAGGCTGGCACAGGGACTGCACGCGCGGTACGTCGTCGGCAGCTTCGGCGCCGGCGTACGGTTCGCTGCGGCGGTGGGTGAAGCCGGGGAGGCGCTGGGTCACCAGCCCCGGGCGACGATCGGCGGCGGGCACGTCGACCTCAAGCTGGTCAGCGACGACGCCGTGTACCGCGACGACAACGGTGTCGAGCACTTGGTGCACTGGGTGACCCAGAAGGACGTCGACCTCGCGCGGCGCATCACCGAGATCGCTGCCGCGCAGGACGCCAAGGCCGATCCGGCCTCGATCACCGCGATCGAACTCGCGCTGGACACGGCCCAGGCGGCCACGATCGCGCCGGTGTGGGCCGCCCTGCTGACCGGCAGCACCGATGCCCGCGGGCGCGGGACCGTCGGCGACGACGTGCGCGACGTCTCGGGGCAGGTGCCGACCTTGTGGTTCCAGGGGACCGACGAGCACGCGACGCCGCGCCAGCGGTTCCACCTCGACGTCTGGGTGCCGCCGGAGGTCGCCGAGCAGCGGATCGCGGCCGCCGTGGCCGCCGGCGGAGTGGTCGTCGACGACAGCGAGGCGCCGTCGTTCACGGTGATCGCGGACCAGGACGGCAACAAGGCCTGCGTCTGTACGTCGCTGTCCCGCGACGGCGGCTGA
- a CDS encoding GAF and ANTAR domain-containing protein: MTTFHPGTAHAADTFARLAMELYDAPTVNETVEAVVQFALQAANCTHAGVALAVRGGRAEIAAVTDPAVHSLYQLQIEHGAGPLFAALTGRTVVNIPDVSAEKRWPQWRARASAVGICSVLHVPMAARSQAIGVLSLYNRRPHAFTVDDEAIAHILARHASVAVASARHDQSMAQAVDARKLVGQAMGILMERFDLDGDRAFAILKRYSQDTNTKLRDVAQHLVDTRALPTHRQ; the protein is encoded by the coding sequence GTGACGACGTTTCACCCTGGCACCGCCCATGCGGCGGACACCTTCGCCCGGCTGGCGATGGAGCTCTACGACGCGCCCACGGTGAACGAGACCGTCGAAGCGGTCGTGCAGTTCGCCCTGCAAGCCGCCAACTGCACGCATGCGGGGGTCGCTCTCGCTGTCCGTGGCGGCCGGGCCGAGATCGCCGCGGTGACCGACCCCGCGGTGCACTCGCTCTACCAGCTGCAGATCGAGCACGGCGCCGGCCCGTTGTTCGCCGCGCTGACCGGCCGGACCGTCGTCAACATCCCGGACGTGAGCGCCGAGAAGCGCTGGCCGCAGTGGCGCGCGCGGGCGAGTGCGGTCGGGATCTGCAGCGTGCTGCACGTGCCGATGGCGGCTCGCTCCCAGGCGATCGGCGTACTGTCGCTCTACAACCGCCGGCCGCACGCGTTCACCGTCGACGACGAGGCGATCGCGCATATCCTGGCCCGGCACGCCTCGGTCGCCGTCGCCTCCGCGCGGCACGACCAGAGCATGGCCCAGGCGGTCGACGCGCGAAAGCTGGTCGGCCAGGCGATGGGCATCCTGATGGAGCGGTTCGACCTCGACGGCGACCGCGCCTTCGCGATCCTGAAGCGCTACTCCCAGGACACCAACACCAAGCTGCGGGACGTCGCCCAGCACCTGGTCGACACCCGAGCCCTGCCGACCCACCGGCAGTAG
- a CDS encoding ANTAR domain-containing protein — MVQTDFAEPNGAQPDDGFSAAVEQAKGVLMESFGVSARQAGELVHGWARQCDCPPDEVADIFIHQVWQGDRTCSDRAVARLLEDALRNLPESGALPVE; from the coding sequence ATGGTGCAGACGGATTTCGCCGAGCCGAACGGCGCCCAGCCGGACGACGGCTTCTCGGCAGCGGTGGAGCAGGCCAAGGGCGTGCTGATGGAGTCGTTCGGAGTGAGTGCGCGGCAGGCGGGCGAGCTGGTCCACGGCTGGGCCCGGCAGTGTGACTGTCCACCGGACGAGGTGGCGGACATTTTCATCCATCAGGTCTGGCAGGGAGACCGCACCTGCTCCGACCGGGCCGTCGCCCGGCTCCTCGAAGACGCTTTGCGCAACCTGCCGGAGTCTGGCGCTCTCCCGGTGGAGTGA
- a CDS encoding epoxide hydrolase family protein produces MVAVTEADLDDLRRRLRATRWAPDWPDAGWSAGTDAGELRRLVDYWSSGYDWRAQEAAINALPSDVAAVDGGSVHYLRFDGERPGGLPIVLTHGWPSTFLELVELARRLAAPSQYGGQAADAFTVIVPALPGFAFSPQQTTLPPARPTHELWHQLMRDKLGFERYAAHGGDLGAGVTSRLAEAHPEALVGIHLLAVADPPEVEPDSITPEEQAYLDARAAWTTDEGGYQHQQMTRPTTLGFGLSDSPAGLLAWILEKYRAWTDTADRPPTFDDDFVLTQASLYWFSNTISTSFRPYYEYHRAMTNRLRQVSVPTALAVFPADLGRPPRSWAERTYNLQRYTTMPRGGHFAAHEEPDLLTDDLIQFFGTLR; encoded by the coding sequence ATGGTGGCCGTCACCGAGGCCGACCTGGACGACCTGCGACGCAGACTGCGCGCCACCCGCTGGGCGCCCGACTGGCCGGACGCCGGGTGGTCGGCCGGCACGGACGCCGGGGAGCTACGGCGACTCGTCGACTACTGGTCGTCAGGCTACGACTGGCGTGCGCAGGAGGCGGCGATCAACGCTCTGCCGTCGGACGTCGCCGCAGTCGACGGCGGCTCCGTCCACTACCTGCGGTTCGATGGCGAGCGTCCCGGCGGGTTGCCGATCGTGCTGACCCACGGCTGGCCGAGCACGTTCCTGGAACTGGTCGAGCTGGCCCGTCGCCTCGCCGCGCCCTCGCAGTACGGCGGGCAGGCGGCGGACGCGTTCACGGTGATCGTTCCGGCGCTGCCCGGCTTCGCGTTCTCACCCCAGCAGACGACGCTGCCGCCCGCCCGGCCGACGCACGAGCTGTGGCACCAGTTGATGCGCGACAAGCTGGGGTTCGAGCGCTATGCCGCGCACGGCGGGGACCTCGGGGCGGGCGTCACGTCCCGGTTGGCCGAGGCACATCCCGAAGCACTGGTCGGCATCCACCTGCTCGCTGTCGCGGATCCGCCGGAGGTCGAGCCGGACAGCATCACGCCGGAAGAACAGGCCTACCTCGACGCGCGCGCCGCCTGGACCACGGACGAGGGGGGCTACCAGCACCAGCAGATGACCCGCCCGACGACCCTCGGTTTCGGGCTCTCCGACTCACCGGCCGGGCTGCTGGCCTGGATCCTCGAGAAGTACCGCGCCTGGACCGACACCGCCGATCGGCCGCCGACGTTCGACGACGACTTCGTCCTGACCCAGGCGTCGCTGTACTGGTTCAGCAACACGATCTCGACCTCGTTCCGCCCGTACTACGAGTACCACCGGGCCATGACCAACCGGCTGCGGCAGGTCTCGGTGCCGACGGCGCTGGCGGTCTTCCCCGCGGACCTCGGCCGGCCGCCGCGGAGCTGGGCGGAGCGCACCTACAACCTCCAGCGCTACACGACGATGCCGCGCGGCGGCCACTTCGCGGCCCACGAGGAGCCGGACCTGCTGACCGACGACCTGATCCAGTTCTTCGGCACGCTGCGCTGA
- a CDS encoding SRPBCC family protein: MTTFPTQIDLTAPVVVRLSIEIAAPLERVWQLHTDVNRWADWQTDIATAVTDAPLAPGVSFRWTTHHLDIVSTVYAVEPPQRILWGGPAHGITGIHQWTFEQAGGITTVRTEDSWAGEPVLTDIDGMRKALTASLEAWLDRLKATAEGLQPSPTTPTS, translated from the coding sequence ATGACAACCTTTCCCACTCAGATCGACCTGACCGCACCGGTCGTCGTACGCCTCAGCATCGAGATCGCGGCGCCGCTGGAACGTGTCTGGCAACTGCACACCGACGTGAACCGCTGGGCCGACTGGCAGACCGATATCGCCACCGCCGTCACCGACGCGCCGCTCGCGCCGGGGGTCAGCTTCCGCTGGACCACTCATCACCTGGACATCGTCTCGACGGTGTACGCCGTCGAACCACCGCAGCGCATCCTCTGGGGTGGGCCGGCGCACGGCATCACCGGAATCCACCAGTGGACCTTCGAGCAGGCCGGCGGCATCACCACGGTGCGCACCGAGGACTCCTGGGCCGGCGAGCCGGTCCTCACCGACATCGACGGCATGCGCAAGGCGCTGACCGCATCACTCGAGGCCTGGCTCGACCGGCTGAAGGCCACCGCCGAGGGTCTTCAGCCATCACCGACCACGCCGACGTCCTGA
- a CDS encoding LLM class F420-dependent oxidoreductase has translation MPLAFSLFLPTGFGQELASFDDPVEAAAVVTRLAETAEEAGFAAVYLPDHLQTVPPSQAYVFESWSLLTTLAARTERIRLGQLVSGNAYRNPALQAKMASTVDVLSNGRLDFGIGAGWYERDYEAFGYPYDDGPERLRRLREAVQVIRSLWTQDVTTFAGKYYRLVDAVNQPRGVQQPHIPLMIAGGGEKVTLKLVAQYADACNLMASPAEVERKLGILRAHCDAVGSDFDGIRRTVTTACLIAGTDDEAQGALAPETGLFYPGDFASYLLYGTVDTVRRRIAAYEAVGVQELVIGFHDSLNPDAIRRFAKEFIG, from the coding sequence ATGCCCTTGGCGTTCAGCCTTTTTCTGCCGACGGGATTCGGGCAGGAGCTCGCGTCGTTCGACGATCCCGTCGAGGCGGCCGCGGTGGTCACCCGCCTGGCGGAGACCGCGGAGGAGGCCGGGTTCGCGGCGGTCTACCTGCCGGACCACCTGCAGACCGTCCCGCCGTCCCAGGCCTACGTCTTCGAGTCGTGGAGCCTGCTGACCACGCTGGCTGCGCGCACCGAGCGCATCCGCCTCGGGCAGCTGGTCAGCGGCAACGCGTACCGCAATCCGGCGCTGCAGGCGAAGATGGCGTCGACGGTCGACGTGCTGTCGAACGGCCGGCTGGACTTCGGCATCGGAGCGGGCTGGTACGAGCGCGACTACGAGGCTTTCGGCTACCCGTACGACGACGGGCCGGAGCGGCTTCGCCGGCTGCGGGAGGCGGTCCAGGTGATTCGCTCGCTCTGGACGCAGGACGTCACCACGTTCGCGGGCAAGTACTACCGGCTCGTCGACGCGGTGAACCAGCCGCGCGGAGTCCAGCAGCCGCACATCCCGCTGATGATCGCCGGCGGGGGCGAGAAGGTGACGCTGAAGCTCGTCGCGCAGTACGCCGACGCCTGCAACCTGATGGCGTCCCCGGCCGAGGTGGAGCGCAAGCTCGGCATCCTGCGCGCGCACTGTGACGCAGTCGGGTCCGACTTCGACGGCATCCGCCGGACCGTGACGACGGCCTGCCTGATTGCCGGCACCGACGACGAGGCGCAGGGCGCGCTGGCGCCGGAAACCGGTCTGTTCTACCCGGGCGACTTCGCCTCGTACCTGCTCTACGGCACGGTCGACACCGTGCGCCGCCGGATCGCGGCGTACGAGGCGGTCGGCGTGCAAGAGTTGGTGATCGGGTTCCACGACAGCCTGAATCCCGACGCGATCCGTCGCTTCGCCAAGGAGTTCATCGGCTGA
- a CDS encoding sigma-70 family RNA polymerase sigma factor yields MATVDEREVRRTVADAALLADRAEGYRRELFAHCYRMTGSVHDAEDLVQETFLRAWRGSAGFDGRSSLRTWLYRIATNACLTALDQRRRRFLPAGTGAPSNDPDEPPRPAESVAWVEPLPDALLRANETPESIVVERDSVRLALVAALQYLQPRQRAVLLLREVLAWPAAEVAEVMGISVAAVKSLLQRARGRIAELEPEPEDRLQLDDPQAQELLRRYITAFETADVAELGRLLCEDASIEVPPSTTWFQGIQVCLPYLGRHVLEDVGTWRLVGTEVNGQPAAAAYHREPDGRYTAAVVGVFTMTARGISRVVVFPDAGLTAAAGLPAALEPND; encoded by the coding sequence ATGGCGACGGTCGACGAACGGGAGGTACGGCGAACTGTGGCCGACGCGGCGCTGCTGGCGGACCGGGCGGAGGGATACCGCCGCGAGCTGTTCGCGCACTGCTACCGGATGACGGGCTCGGTGCACGACGCCGAAGACCTCGTCCAGGAAACGTTCCTGCGGGCCTGGCGGGGATCTGCGGGCTTCGACGGCCGGTCGTCGCTGCGGACCTGGCTCTACCGGATCGCCACCAACGCCTGCCTGACCGCGCTCGACCAGCGGCGGCGGCGGTTCCTGCCGGCCGGAACAGGGGCTCCGAGCAACGATCCTGACGAGCCGCCGCGACCGGCGGAGTCCGTCGCCTGGGTCGAGCCGCTGCCCGACGCTCTGCTGCGCGCGAACGAGACGCCGGAGTCGATCGTGGTCGAGCGGGATTCGGTCCGGCTGGCGCTGGTCGCCGCACTGCAGTACCTGCAGCCGCGGCAACGCGCCGTACTGCTGCTGCGGGAGGTCCTCGCGTGGCCGGCCGCCGAGGTCGCGGAGGTGATGGGGATCAGTGTCGCCGCGGTCAAGAGCCTGCTGCAGCGGGCCCGGGGCAGGATCGCCGAGCTGGAACCCGAGCCGGAGGACCGCCTGCAGCTCGACGACCCGCAGGCCCAGGAGCTGCTGCGGCGCTACATCACCGCGTTCGAGACCGCCGACGTCGCGGAGCTCGGCCGCCTGCTGTGCGAGGACGCCTCGATCGAGGTGCCGCCCAGTACGACCTGGTTCCAGGGCATCCAGGTCTGCCTGCCGTACCTCGGCCGGCACGTTCTGGAGGACGTGGGGACGTGGCGCCTGGTCGGCACCGAGGTCAACGGGCAACCCGCGGCCGCGGCGTACCACCGTGAGCCGGACGGTCGCTACACCGCCGCGGTCGTCGGCGTTTTCACGATGACCGCACGAGGCATCAGCCGCGTCGTCGTCTTCCCGGACGCCGGCCTCACCGCCGCGGCCGGTCTGCCCGCGGCGCTGGAGCCGAACGACTGA
- a CDS encoding PPOX class F420-dependent oxidoreductase: protein MLDSDLRRILDGTVYAHLATVLPDGSPHTVPVWVGTEGDHIAFLTGPESRKARNLRRDPRVALSVAPADNPHEPLVVRGRVVEWLEGDRAWPIIDRIALKYLGQPYPRDEERVVALIHPERHTIGVG, encoded by the coding sequence ATGCTCGACAGCGACCTGCGCCGCATCCTCGACGGCACCGTGTACGCCCACCTCGCCACCGTGCTGCCCGACGGCTCCCCGCACACCGTTCCGGTCTGGGTCGGGACCGAGGGCGACCACATCGCCTTCCTGACCGGTCCGGAATCCCGCAAGGCCCGCAACCTGCGCCGCGATCCCCGGGTGGCGCTGTCGGTGGCACCCGCCGACAACCCCCACGAACCCCTCGTCGTCCGCGGCCGGGTAGTGGAGTGGCTCGAAGGCGACCGGGCCTGGCCGATCATCGACCGCATCGCCCTGAAGTACCTCGGCCAGCCCTACCCCCGCGACGAAGAGCGCGTCGTGGCGCTCATCCACCCCGAACGCCACACCATCGGCGTCGGCTGA
- a CDS encoding winged helix-turn-helix transcriptional regulator gives MQRTDFGKMACSVARTLDVIGEPWSPLILRDVWVGINRFDEIQADLGISRKVLTERLNWLVAQGVLDRRPYDNRPRYEYVLTGKGTELVDLLMVMVRWGDKWLAGAAGPPVLYRHHACGEVSQVDLRCAHCGEPMHAGDIDLLPGPGAADVA, from the coding sequence ATGCAGCGAACGGACTTCGGCAAGATGGCGTGCTCGGTCGCCCGCACGCTCGACGTGATCGGCGAGCCGTGGTCACCGCTGATCCTGCGGGACGTGTGGGTGGGCATCAACCGGTTCGACGAGATCCAGGCCGACCTCGGCATCTCCCGCAAGGTGCTGACGGAACGGCTGAACTGGCTCGTCGCGCAGGGCGTGCTCGACCGCAGGCCGTACGACAACCGGCCGCGCTACGAGTACGTGCTGACGGGCAAGGGGACGGAGCTTGTCGACCTGCTGATGGTGATGGTCCGGTGGGGGGACAAGTGGCTCGCCGGCGCGGCCGGTCCGCCGGTTCTGTACCGGCACCACGCCTGCGGCGAGGTCAGCCAGGTCGACCTGCGCTGCGCCCACTGCGGAGAGCCCATGCACGCCGGAGACATCGACCTGCTCCCGGGGCCCGGCGCCGCCGACGTCGCGTAG
- a CDS encoding ZIP family metal transporter: MPEWLQAGGWGLLAGSALLVGAAVGFLARIPQKLIASVMAFGAGVLLSAVSFDLIAEAYDQAGLGPTVLGAVVGAVIYTGCNVLLARRGARHRKRSGTRQPSEQQQAGSGTALALGALLDGIPESIVIGASLLGGGKVSAVTVAAVFISNVPEGLSSAAGMRQAGRSRAYVFGLWTGIAVVSGLAAVAGYTVLGDAGPAVLAAITALAAGAILTMIADTMIPEAFEQAHLAIGLITMLGFLTAFTLTSLER, translated from the coding sequence GTGCCGGAATGGTTGCAAGCGGGCGGCTGGGGATTGCTGGCCGGGTCAGCGCTGCTGGTCGGTGCGGCGGTCGGATTCCTGGCGCGGATACCGCAGAAGCTGATCGCGTCGGTGATGGCCTTCGGTGCGGGTGTCCTGCTGTCGGCGGTGTCGTTCGATCTCATCGCCGAGGCCTACGACCAAGCGGGCCTCGGGCCGACGGTTCTGGGTGCCGTGGTGGGCGCGGTCATCTACACCGGCTGCAACGTCCTCCTGGCCCGGCGCGGTGCGCGGCACCGGAAGCGGTCGGGAACGCGGCAGCCGTCGGAGCAGCAGCAAGCCGGTTCGGGCACCGCCCTGGCGCTCGGCGCTTTGCTCGACGGAATCCCGGAGTCGATCGTGATCGGCGCCAGCCTGCTGGGCGGCGGCAAGGTCAGCGCCGTCACCGTCGCTGCTGTTTTCATCAGCAACGTGCCGGAAGGGCTGTCGAGTGCGGCCGGCATGCGACAGGCCGGGCGTTCCCGGGCGTACGTGTTCGGCCTGTGGACCGGCATCGCGGTCGTCAGCGGACTGGCGGCGGTCGCCGGCTACACCGTGCTCGGGGACGCGGGCCCGGCGGTGCTCGCCGCGATCACGGCGCTGGCGGCGGGAGCCATCCTGACGATGATCGCCGACACGATGATTCCCGAGGCGTTCGAGCAGGCGCACTTGGCGATCGGCCTGATCACCATGCTCGGGTTCCTGACCGCCTTCACGCTGACGAGCCTCGAGCGGTAG
- a CDS encoding helix-turn-helix transcriptional regulator: MADVTERMLALLATLQTGRAFSGAELSSRLGVSARTLRRDIDRLRGYGYPVDTQPGRGGFYRLTAGRALPPLVLDDDEAVATLLGLATLAATGEAGEGRLDEAATRAYGKIDQLLPGRLRPRAAAIRSTLEAAHQLAPAPSPQLLADLADAIRARRTAVFEYQSPTGRPSSRRVEPHRLVHLNLRWYFVAWDVEKQDWRVFRCDRIEQLQIMTSQFEPRPIPADSAVDYLRQGLGKERQTIRLTVHASLTRVADALRHQDADLVAVTDQQVDVTLKLDNWQWLLLNLASLDADFVVHEPPGFVHALRAFTDRLARATARGSSA; this comes from the coding sequence GTGGCCGATGTGACCGAACGAATGCTGGCGTTGCTGGCGACGTTGCAGACCGGGCGGGCATTCAGCGGCGCGGAGCTGTCGAGCCGGCTCGGTGTCAGCGCGCGCACGCTGCGCCGGGACATCGACCGGTTGCGGGGCTACGGCTACCCGGTCGACACCCAGCCCGGCCGGGGCGGGTTCTACCGGCTCACCGCAGGCCGCGCGTTGCCACCGCTGGTCCTGGACGACGACGAAGCAGTGGCGACGCTGCTCGGACTGGCGACACTCGCCGCCACCGGTGAGGCCGGCGAGGGCCGGTTGGACGAGGCAGCCACGCGTGCGTACGGCAAGATCGACCAACTGCTGCCCGGCCGGCTCCGGCCCCGCGCGGCCGCGATCCGGTCCACGCTCGAGGCGGCTCACCAGCTCGCCCCCGCACCGAGCCCTCAACTCCTGGCCGACCTCGCCGACGCGATCCGGGCCCGGCGGACGGCGGTCTTCGAGTACCAGAGCCCCACCGGACGTCCCAGCAGCCGCCGCGTCGAGCCGCATCGGCTGGTCCACCTCAATCTGCGCTGGTACTTCGTTGCCTGGGACGTCGAGAAGCAGGACTGGCGCGTCTTCCGCTGCGACCGGATCGAGCAGCTGCAGATCATGACGAGCCAGTTCGAGCCCCGGCCGATTCCGGCCGACAGCGCTGTCGACTACCTGCGGCAAGGGCTTGGCAAGGAGCGACAGACCATCCGCCTCACCGTGCACGCTTCGCTGACCCGGGTCGCCGACGCGCTCCGGCACCAGGACGCCGACCTGGTCGCCGTCACCGACCAGCAGGTCGACGTCACCCTCAAGCTGGACAACTGGCAGTGGCTGCTGCTGAACCTGGCCTCCCTCGACGCGGACTTCGTCGTGCACGAGCCCCCCGGGTTCGTGCACGCACTGCGCGCCTTCACCGACCGTCTCGCCCGGGCTACCGCTCGAGGCTCGTCAGCGTGA